The window CATTGAGCTAAAAGGAAAACGTGGATGCTGACAAAAGCACCCAAATAATATATTGAGAATCCAATTGAACACTTTGTGTTGCAAACATTCCGTAATACTTAAGAAGGTGCTTTTTGGCGTGGAAAGACGAGGAATGAAGGTGCCATGATCCTTCCTGGAAATGATGTGCTGTAGGTTTTATTGTGAACcccttttttatctttttcttttacatatatatggattttttatttggtttggtGTAAGCTTTGTCTTTCCCTTCAATTTTGGCCAAATGCGTGTGGTAGGGTACGGGGACGGGGAAACGCAGGGTCCCATAGGTGACAGATTGCATACTTTTTTCCccattcttttcctttgccaTGATGGGTGACTTTTAGCCCCTTCTATAACAAAAACAAGCATTTTTAAAGGATGGGGGCAGAAAGAAAACCTCCGAAAGCAggacaatcaacaaagatGTCATGTTTCTCAAGTTTTATAATTATGGATGGAATTAACAGTTTAATCACATTTACAGCATCATTAGAATTCATAAGTTGTTTTTTAGGCTTTAAGCTGGATTTGGGAGCACCCAGAGTCGAGTTGAGTTGAGAAGGAATAGCATACTTTAAACTAGTGATAAAGAGAGTTCGACATTACCCTAACATCCCCTAAGATATGATTTGATTCTCAAGCGAAGCCAGATTTCGCTTAATGCCTTTCCATTTTTGTAGCAGTAAAACGGCCAGCCATTGAGGAAGCGAGGAGGAGGGGGCCCTGGCCTGCATTGGGAAGTGATATAGGTCACAAAATCAAAAAACTTCTAGCCGTACCAAAGGTAAGGGCCACCTGGACCGAACAGTTTGTTGAACTTGTTGATACTCAGGTGCTTTTGCTAAACCTCAAGGCTGAAGGGAATCTAGTCATCTATTTTCTCTGTTCTGGTGCTAGTTACTCCTCTATCAGCCTTCTTGTTGCCAACATTATGACCCAGCAAGTCATCCAGAATGTCACCAAGCATACCTCAATCACCATTGATATGTAGGCTCAGGAAAATAGCTAAATTGCTTCTAATATGTATCAGACCCAAAATTTTAACCGGTGCATTAGGTAACACAACCAGACATTATCTAAAACGGATACTGAGACCTTCAATCCATTTTATTTATCAATTCCATGTCAACAGTATGACTTTCATGATGCAAATGCACTTCACAATATTCATGCTTTCAAACCCTCAAATAATCCTGTAGAAATCCAATTTATATTAACACTCTTCTCTGATTTCCTTCCCAATATACATTACTCATCATGAGAGCCCAAAGAACCTTCCTGATGACGCAATCGATGCCTACGGTGAGCTCTCTTATGGGCATGACTCTGTGCTCTGCTTGGCACATTTGAGGTGCTAGAGTGATGAATCTCCTCTGCTGTTTCCGTATAACCAAAAACACAATCTAGCGGGTCTGCCATCAGATCGATACCAGAGttcacctaaaataacaagATGGTCAGGAAACAAGGAACAGAATCCAGATCCCATGAAAAATATGGCAAGGCCTGGGGAAAGGCAATAAATGGATTTATGCAGAGGATCTATTGGGCTGGATCAGCAAATTACaaaatgttattttctttttctaaaatttaatatcattttaatatAAGCAGGAACGCACATGCAGAATAACAAGCTTGTCCCACGCCCAAACCTGTCAAATACTGTTTTTGGTGAGACATACTATAATAGTTATAGACCTGATAACTGACAGATAATTCCATAACTTATTTAAGGTGAAAAAAAGAAGTTCGGAATTTATTCTGAGTTGATATCAAACAACTGTTAATCCTAGAATATCCTACTTTGCATTGACAGCATATACAGGATAATCACCTAACATTGATTTTGAATGTCATAACTAGCAAgcaaaacaaatgaaaagaaacGAAGTTCATTTATGTTCTCAATAGCAATAAAACTAGGTCTAGAAGTCTATGTTCTACATCTAAATGCACCTCTTGTACAACTTCATTATAACTTTACAACAATGTTGTGACAATGCGAAAGAAACTAAGTGCACTTACAGGAATTTGCTTAGACCTCAAATCAGTCTTTTTGCTGGCAGAGTTATCGTGGAAATCACTGGGGGTGGCATTATGGGAGTCATTCTGGGAATGATCATGAGTTCCTTGATCATGACTGATATTATCACTATAGAAATTTCGATAACGCCACCTTAATCTTGGCTCTGACgttaaatcatcaaatactTCCTCGGAATAGAAATGTTTAGAGATAAGTCGCATCTTCAAAGGATCATCCCGATATTTCTTCACTATTCTGTTATTTGACTTTCAGCTTATGAATAGGAAACTTAAGCAAAAGCAACTGTATACAGATATTTACTACTAACATGCACCAGTAGAATGTATAAGCAGACGCCACGAACATAATACAGAACAAAATATCAGACTAGGCCTTGACCATTTACAAATACAGTAAAAGTTACAAAACTTAAATCAggatatcttttttttttgaaaattgaatcaGGATATCTGTTTACTCTTTGGCATTA is drawn from Theobroma cacao cultivar B97-61/B2 chromosome 4, Criollo_cocoa_genome_V2, whole genome shotgun sequence and contains these coding sequences:
- the LOC18603006 gene encoding uncharacterized protein LOC18603006 isoform X1, giving the protein MGEVLLELEQNLRSGKEQLTLQEQDFFHRCKSKAVRQFSAGVIAGGGLAWTATWKLNMLVRLNVSVGAATIFGLWRFGSSLESCVDDVLALDGSRMQRELADIIVKKYRDDPLKMRLISKHFYSEEVFDDLTSEPRLRWRYRNFYSDNISHDQGTHDHSQNDSHNATPSDFHDNSASKKTDLRSKQIPVNSGIDLMADPLDCVFGYTETAEEIHHSSTSNVPSRAQSHAHKRAHRRHRLRHQEGSLGSHDE
- the LOC18603006 gene encoding uncharacterized protein LOC18603006 isoform X2, which encodes MGEVLLELEQNLRSGKEQLTLQEQDFFHRCKSKAVRQFSAGVIAGATWKLNMLVRLNVSVGAATIFGLWRFGSSLESCVDDVLALDGSRMQRELADIIVKKYRDDPLKMRLISKHFYSEEVFDDLTSEPRLRWRYRNFYSDNISHDQGTHDHSQNDSHNATPSDFHDNSASKKTDLRSKQIPVNSGIDLMADPLDCVFGYTETAEEIHHSSTSNVPSRAQSHAHKRAHRRHRLRHQEGSLGSHDE